A genome region from Pongo pygmaeus isolate AG05252 chromosome 17, NHGRI_mPonPyg2-v2.0_pri, whole genome shotgun sequence includes the following:
- the LOC129019070 gene encoding LOW QUALITY PROTEIN: endosome-associated-trafficking regulator 1-like (The sequence of the model RefSeq protein was modified relative to this genomic sequence to represent the inferred CDS: inserted 1 base in 1 codon), translating into MSGYPRRPGVTPLSRARSLTIPEDFGYGKGKRSKQSPSGAHETHFGDDKFEDLEEANPFSXKEFLKTKNLGLSKEDPASRIYAKEASRQPLGLDHNSPPSQTGGYGLEYQQPLFKDPTGAGDLLDEEDEDTRWSGAYLPSAIEQTHPERVPACTSPCSTYLSFFSTPSELAGPESLPPWALSDTDSRVSPASPAGSPSADFAAHGESLGDRHLRTLQISYEALKDENSKLRRKLNEVQSFSKAQTEMMRTLERKLEAKMIKEESDYHDLELVAQQVEQNLELMTKWAVKAENHVVKVKQEITLLQAQVSNFQRENEALRGGQGARLTVVKQNTDVALQNLQVVMNSAQASIKQLVSGAETLNLAAEILKSIDRISEIKDEEEDS; encoded by the exons ATGTCCGGCTACCCGCGCCGCCCGGGCGTCACCCCGCTGTCCCGAGCCCGGAGCCTCACCATTCCCGAAGATTTTGGTTATGGAAAGGGGAAACGTTCTAAGCAGAGCCCATCAGGAGCCCACGAGACACATTTTGGAGATGACAAATTTGAAGATCTTGAAGAGGCAAATCCATTCT TTAAAGAGTTTCTGAAGACCAAGAACCTCGGCCTGTCAAAAGAGGACCCGGCCAGCAGAATTTATGCAAAGGAAGCGTCGAGGCAACCACTGGGACTTGACCACAACTCCCCACCCTCCCAAACCGGGGGGTATGGCCTGGAGTATCAGCAGCCACTTTTCAAGGACCCGACAGGGGCCGGTGACCTCCTGGATGAGGAGGATGAGGACACCAGATGGAGTGGGGCCTACCTGCCGTCTGCCATCGAGCAGACTCACCCAGAGAGGGTCCCTGCCTGCACGTCGCCCTGCAGCACAtacctttcctttttctccaccccGTCGGAGCTGGCAGGGCCCGAGTCTCTGCCCCCGTGGGCGTTGAGTGACACTGATTCTCGCGTGTCTCCGGCCTCTCCGGCGGGGAGTCCTAGCGCAGATTTTGCGGCTCATGGAGAGTCTCTGGGAGACAGGCACCTGCGGACGCTGCAGATAAGTTACGAAGCACTGAAAGATGAAAATTCTAAGCTGAGAAGAAAGCTGAATGAGGTTCAGAGCTTCTCTAAAGCTCAAACAGAAATGATGAGGACACTTGAGCGGAAATTAGAAGCAAAAATGATCAAGGAGGAAAGCGACTACCACGACTTGGAGTTGGTGGCTCAGCAGGTGGAGCAGAACCTGGAGCTGATGACCAAATGGGCTGTAAAGGCAGAAAACCATGTCGTGAAAGTGAAACAGGAAATCACTTTGCTCCAGGCGCAGGTCTCGAACTTCCAGCGAGAGAATGAAGCCCTGCGGGGCGGCCAGGGCGCCAGACTGACAGTGGTGAAGCAGAACACCGACGTGGCCTTGCAGAACCTCCAGGTGGTCATGAACAGCGCACAGGCTTCCATTAAGCAACTGGTTTCTGGAGCTGAGACACTGAATCTTGCTGCCGAAATCCTTAAATCTATAGACAGAATTTCTGAAATTAAAGACGAGGAGGAAGACTCTTGA